One window from the genome of Amycolatopsis sp. NBC_01480 encodes:
- a CDS encoding MBL fold metallo-hydrolase, whose translation MPAIRRNIVPLRYSDPSVVAYVRSPSDWLVSNCGWIRGRDGVLLVDTCGTERDTLDLVKDVRKYSTVEMPLTLVITHAHGTHHNGAGVALRNGGRILAAPAAVPIVRAGPQRNEEAFSFSHWGTLEAPAPETVYAVTAPAEINLGGVVVEIVPFPGVAHTDGDLVLFEPRTGTLFTGDLLSVGATPMAVHGSVPGWLDALEWMDKMFPGVRTFVPGHGGLSHPGSFPVAVLRTYLHWLLDATAAEGTPDFPALATIARRRWPHWNNPERHVGNLMRAHADQHGGHLQEDKAISAILDAAGGKIDLDARLGL comes from the coding sequence ATGCCCGCCATCAGGCGCAACATCGTCCCGCTCAGGTACTCCGACCCGAGCGTGGTCGCCTATGTCCGCAGTCCGAGCGACTGGCTGGTGTCCAACTGCGGCTGGATCCGGGGCCGTGACGGTGTCCTGCTCGTGGACACCTGCGGCACCGAGCGCGACACGCTCGACCTGGTCAAGGACGTGCGGAAGTACTCCACGGTCGAGATGCCGCTGACGCTCGTGATCACCCACGCGCACGGCACCCACCACAACGGCGCGGGCGTCGCGCTGCGCAACGGCGGCCGGATCCTGGCCGCGCCGGCCGCGGTGCCGATCGTGCGGGCCGGGCCGCAGCGGAACGAGGAAGCGTTCAGCTTCAGCCACTGGGGCACGCTCGAGGCCCCGGCCCCCGAAACGGTGTACGCGGTGACGGCGCCCGCGGAGATCAACCTCGGCGGCGTGGTCGTGGAGATCGTGCCCTTCCCCGGCGTCGCGCACACCGACGGCGACCTGGTGCTGTTCGAGCCCCGCACCGGCACCCTGTTCACCGGCGACCTGCTGTCCGTCGGCGCGACGCCGATGGCGGTGCACGGCTCGGTGCCCGGCTGGCTCGACGCGCTGGAGTGGATGGACAAGATGTTCCCCGGCGTCCGCACGTTCGTGCCGGGCCACGGCGGGCTCAGCCACCCGGGCAGCTTCCCGGTCGCGGTGCTGCGCACCTACCTGCACTGGCTGCTCGACGCCACGGCCGCGGAAGGCACCCCCGACTTCCCCGCGCTCGCCACCATCGCCCGCCGCCGCTGGCCGCACTGGAACAACCCGGAACGCCACGTCGGCAACCTCATGCGCGCCCACGCCGACCAGCACGGCGGCCACCTCCAGGAGGACAAGGCGATCAGCGCCATCCTGGACGCTGCGGGCGGCAAGATCGATCTTGACGCGCGGCTGGGCCTGTAG